GGCGCGTACAAGTTCCTCTTCATGGCCAAGGGCGGCGGCTCGGCCAACAAGTCCTTCCTCTACCAGGAGACCAAGGCGGTCCTGAACGAGGCCTCCATGATGAAGTTCCTGGAGGAGAAGATCCGCTCGCTCGGGACGGCGGCCTGCCCGCCGTACCACCTGGCGATCGTGGTCGGCGGCACGTCCGCCGAGTTCGCGCTGAAGACCGCGAAGTACGCCTCCGCGCACTACCTGGACGAGCTGCCCACCGAGGGCTCGGCCGAGACCGGCCACGGCTTCCGGGACAAGGAGCTGGAGGAGAAGGTCTTCGAGCTGACGCAGAAGATCGGCATCGGCGCGCAGTTCGGCGGCAAGTACTTCTGCCACGACGTGCGCGTGGTCCGGCTCCCCCGCCACGGCGCCTCGCTGCCGGTCGCGATCGCCGTCTCCTGCTCGGCCGACCGCCAGGCCGTCGCGAAGATCACCGCCGAGGGCGTGTTCCTGGAGCAGCTGGAGACCGACCCGGCGCGCTTCCTGCCGGAGACGACGGACGAGCATCTCGACGAGTCCTCCGACGTCGTGAAGATCGACCTCAACCAGCCGATGGACGAGATCCTCGCCGAGCTGACCAAGTACCCGGTCAAGACCCGCCTCTCGCTGACCGGCCCGCTGGTCGTGGCGCGCGACATCGCGCACGCCAAGATCAAGGAGCGGCTGGACGCGGGCGAGGAGATGCCGCAGTACCTGAAGGACCACCCGGTCTACTACGCCGGCCCGGCCAAGACCCCCGAGGGCTACGCCTCCGGCTCCTTCGGCCCGACGACGGCCGGCCGCATGGACTCGTACGTGGAGCAGTTCCAGGCCGCGGGCGGCTCGAAGGTCATGCTGGCCAAGGGCAACCGCAGCAAGCAGGTCACGGACGCGTGCGGCGAGCACGGTGGCTTCTACCTCGGCTCCATCGGCGGCCCGGCGGCCCGCCTGGCCCAGGACTGCATCAAGAAGGTCGAGGTCGTCGAGTACGAGGAGCTCGGCATGGAGGCGGTCTGGAAGATCGAGGTCGAGGACTTCCCGGCGTTCATCGTGGTGGACGACAAGGGCAACGACTTCTTCCAGAATCCGGCGCCCGAGCCGACGTTCACGCACATCCCGGTGCGCGGTCCCGGTCTCTGATCCCCCGCCCCGTAGTCACCCCCCGACAGGCCCCCGGCACCCGCCGGGGGCCTGTCGGCTTCCCCGGATGAAACGATGATCGACACGATGTTCGGGGGAACATTCGGGGGATCGGGGGGACACGGATGACGGAGGAGGGCCTGAGCGGCCGGGGGCGGGAACTCGCCGTGCTGGAGCGGCTGCTCGCGGACGCGGCGGAAGGCCGGGGCGGCGCCGTCGTGGTCCGGGGCGAGGCGGGGGCGGGCAAGACCGCGCTGCTCGAACGGGTCGGGGAACGCGCGGGCGAGGTCACGCTGCTGCGGTGCGCCGGGGTGGAGTCGGAGGCGGCGCTGCCGTACGCCGGGCTGCAGGTGCTGCTGCGGGGGACGCTCGACCGGGCGCGACGGCTGTCGGGGCGTCAGCAGGCGGCGCTGCGCGGGGCGGTCGAGCCGGCGGGCGCGGTGGCGCCCGGGGACAGGTTCCTGGTCGGGGCGGCCATGCTCGGGCTGCTCGGGGAGCTGGCCGAGGAGCGCCCGGTGGTGGTGCTCGTCGACGACGCGCACTGGCTGGACCTGGAGACCGTGGACGCGCTGCTCTTCGCGGCCCGCCGGCTCGGCATGGGGCGGGTGGCGCTGGTGTTCGCAGTGCGGGAGGGCGTACGGGAGGGCTCGGCCGTCCTCGACGGCGGCCCGGGGCTTCCGGTGCTGCAGTTGGGGCCGCTCAGCGACGAGGAGGGTGCGGCGCTGCTCGCCGGCCGCGCGCCGGACCTGCACGCGGCGGTCCGCGGCCGGGTCCTCGGGCTCGCGCGCGGCAATCCGCTGGCCCTGGTCGAGCTCGCCGGGGCGCTCACGCCGGCCCAGCGGGACGGCAGCGAGCCGGTGGACGAGCGGGAGATCGCCGTGCTCCCGGCGTCGCGGCGGGTGCGGCGGATCTTCGACGAGCGGATCCGGGCGCTGCCCGCGCCGACCCGCACGCTGCTCACGGTCGCGGCGGCGGACGACACCGGCGACCTGGCCCTGGTGATGGCGGCGGCCGGGCGGCTCGGAGCGGGCGCCGGGGACCTCGGCCCGGCCGAGGCGGTGGATCTGGTGCGGGTGAGCGGGCACCGGTTCGTCTTCCGTCACCCGCTGATCCGGGCCGCCGCCTACCAGGGCGCGCTGCTCGCCCAGCGGACGGCCGCGCACCGGGCCCTCGCGGACGCGGCGCCGGCGGGTGGGGACGTGGGCCGCCGGGCCTGGCATCTGGCCGCGGCCACGATCGGCTACGACGAGCGGGTCGCCGCCGAACTGGAGCGCAGCGCGGAGCTGTTCCGCGCGCGGGGCGGTCGGGCGGCGGTCGCCGCCGCCTATCGGCGGGCCGCGCAGCTCACCGGGGACCAGGAGTCCCGGTCCCGCCGGCTGGTGGCGGCGGCGGCCGCGGCCGCGGAGGCCGGGCAGGTGGAGCTGGCGGCCTCGCTCGCCGACGAGGCGGGGCCGGTGAGCGCTCCGGCCGCCGTCGCCCGGTCGGCCAGTATCCGGGCGGCTCTGGAGCACGCCAGGGGCCGGGCGGAGCCGGCGCGGGTGCTGCTCGTCGAGGCGGCCCGGGAGGTGACGGCGGACCGGCCCGCGACGGGCGCGTGGCTGTTGTTCGAGTCGGCGGCGATGGCGTGGGACGCGCCGGACCCGGCCGGGGCTGCCCGGGACACCCGGGAGCGCCTGGCCGGTCTGGACTTCGGGGACTGCCCGGTGCACCGGGGCGCGAACGGGGTGCTCGGCGCGCTGGCGGGTGACGGGGTGGACGCGGCGGCGGTCCGGGAGTTCGCCGCGTACGTGAACCGGACCCGGCGGGAGCGCGGTCTGTCCCAGCAGGTGCGGCTGCACGGCTGGGACATGCTGCTCGGCGAGTACGGCGCGGTGCACGACGAGGCCGTGGCGCTGGAGCAGGAGTGCCGCGCGGAGGGTGCGGTCGGGGTGCTGCCGCGGGTGCTGCTCCGGCTCGCGCGCTGCCGGCTGTTCCTGGGCCGGCACCGGGACGCGTACACGACGGCGGTCGAGGGCCTGGAGATCGCCCTGGACACGGGCCAGCACCACCTGGCCGGGCTGCTGCGGTCCGAACTGGAGACGCTCGCCGCGCTCGACGGGGAGGACGTGAACGAGCCGGACGGTCCCACGCGGGGTCTTTTCTCCGGCGTCGAGCCGAATCCGTTCCTGCGGATGCGGGCGCAGGGCCTGCTCGATCTCGGGCTCGGCCGCTACGAGACGGCCCTGCGGCGGTTCGCGGTGCTCACCGAGGGGCCGCAGCGGCACCTGATGCTCGCCTGGCACAGCCTGCCCGACCAGGTGGAGGCGGCCGTGCGGCTCGGCCGGGCGGAGGACGCCCGCCCGGCGCAGACGCGGTTCGCCCGTTGGGCGAGCGCGACCGGGACGCCGTGGGCGCGGGCCGTGGAGCTGCGCTGCCGGGCCCTGGTCGCCCCCGAGGGGCAGACGGAGCAGTGGTACGAGCGGGCGCTCGACGCCCACGTCGGGGACGGCCGGCCGTTCGAGGAGGCGCGGACCCGGCTGCTTCACGGGGAGTGGCTGCGGCGGGCGAAACGACGGGCGGCGGCCCGCGAGGCGCTGGCGATGGCGCTGCAGACGTTCGAGCGGACGCAGGCGCGGGCGTGGGCGGACCGGGCCCGTGCCGAGCTGCGGGCGCTCGGCGCGGCTCCGGCGCCGAGCGTGGCGGGGCCGGATCCGGTGGGCCGGCTGACCGCGCAGGAGCTTCAGGTGGTGCGGCTCGCGGCGACGGGTCTGAGCAACCGGGACATCGGCGCCCGGCTGTTCCTGAGCCCGCGCACGGTCGGCTACCACCTCTCCAACGCCTACCCCAAGCTCGGCGTGACCTCACGGGCCGCCCTCGGCGGACTCGAGCTCGAGTAAGGCTTCCTCACGGGCCGACTAAGGCACTTAGGCGCCACGACCCCGGTCATCCGACAGATCCGCGGAGCCCGGCTCAGCTCCTACCGTTTCCGCGAGTTGATCGGTCGGCGGTCAACGGGAGTCCGATCCAGTGGAGTTGTCATGAAGGTCCTGGTCCTTGGAGCCACCGGCTACATCGGTTCCGCGGTGGTGGCGCGGCTGACGCAGGAGGGCCACGAGGTGGTCCCGCTGGTGCGGGACGCGCTCGCGCTCGCGCCCGACGCGCCGGTGAAGGTCGGTGATCTCACCGATCCGGAGTCGCTGCGCGCGGCGGTGACGGACGACGTGGACGCGGTGGTGAACCTGGCGCCCCCGACCGGCGAGGAGGCGGTGGACGCCGCCGCGCTCGACGCGCTGCTCGCGCCGCTGCGCGGCACCGGCCGGGCGCTCCTCTACACCAGCGGCGTGTGGGTGCTGGGCGCCACCGGCGACGCCCCGGTGGGCGAGGAGGCGGCGACGGACCCGGTCGCGCTCGTCGGCTACCGGCCGCGGATCGAGCGGCAGGTGCTCGACGCCGCCGGTGACGGCGTCCGCGCGCTCGTGGTCCGCCCCGGCATCGTGTACGGCCAGGGGGGCGGCATCCCGGGGATGATGACCGGTTGGGCCCGGGAGCACGGTACGGGCCGGTACGTGGGCTCGGCGACGACGCGCTGGCCGATGGTGCACGTGGACGACCTCGCCGAGCTGTACGTGCTCGCCCTGACCAAGGCCGAGGCGGGCGCCCTGCTGCACGGCGTGGCGGACGAGGCCGTGCCGGTCGCCGCGCTCGCGGCGGTCGCGGACCTGGCGGCGGGCGGCACGGGCCGGGCCGAGTCGTGGCCGCAGGAGCAGGCCGCGGAGGCGCTCGGGGCCCCGTTCGCGGAGGCCCTGGCCCTGCACCAAGTGGTGTCCGCGCGCCGGTCCTTCGAGAACCTGGGCTGGCGCCCGAGCCGGCCGCACGTCCTCACCGAGCTGGCCGCGGGCACGCGTGCCTGACCTCGACGACCTGAAGCACGACTTGAAGGAGGAGTTCATGACCCACCCCATCTGCCGCGCCTGCGGCACCCAGTACGCCGAACCGCGCGACGACTGCCCGGTGTGCCTGGACGAGCGGCAGTACGTGGCCCCGGGCGGCCAGCGGTGGACCTCGCTCAAGGAGCTGCAGGCCGAGGGGCACTCCGGGCGGTTCGAGGAGCAGGGGCCGGACGTGTTCGGCATCGGCGTCACGCCGGAGTTCTCGATCGGTCAGCGCGCGCTGCTGCTGCGCACCCCCGCCGGGAACGTGCTGTGGGACTGCGTGCCGTACCTGGACGACGAGATGGTGCGCCGCGTCGAGGAACTCGGCGGCATCGACCACATCGCGATCAGCCACCCGCACTTCTACTCGGTGATGGTGGAGTGGGCGCACGCCTTCGACGCCCCGGTCCACCTGCACGAGGCGGACCGGGAGTGGGTGGGCCGGCCGGATCCGGCGCTGCAGTTCTGGAGCGGGCGGACGAAGCCGCTGACGGACGAGCTGACGCTGATCAACCCGGGCGTGCACTTCCCGGGCAGCACGGTGCTGCACTCGAGCGCGGGCGACGGCGCGCTGTTCACCGGTGACGTGGTCAACGTCGGACCGGACCCGCGCTGGGTGAGCATCATGTACAGCTTCCCCAACCACGTACCGGAGCAGCCCCAGAAGGTCCGCGCCGCCGCCGACCTGCTGGCCGGCTACCGCTTCGAGCGGATCTACGGCGCCTGGTGGGGCCGGGTCGTCACGTCGGGCGGCGAGGAGGTCCTGGCCCGTTCCGTGGAGCGCTATCTGCGGTTCGAGCGGGGCGAGTGACGTAGCGGCGGGGCATGGGGCCGGGACGTGGCGGCCTTCTGATCAGAAACTCGCTACCGACCGGTAGCCCTCTCGTTGCCTACCGGTCAGTATTGGCCGCGAGCATGTCAACCACTGAGCCAGGTAGACCACTCGGGAGCCCCCATGCCCTCCGCCAAGAACACCGCCGCCACGCTCGGCCTCACGGCCGTCCTCGTCGTCGGCGTCGCCCCCGCGGCCTCCGCGGCCGATCCTGACAGCCACCACACGTCCACCGCTGCGATCAAGCACGTCGACTACACGACCTGGCGGCACGACGTGGCGACCGTGGTCGACGAGGCGCGGCCGTACATCGAGAAGCGGTCCGAGAACGCCGGGCGCGAGAAGCAGGCGATCGTGCTCGACATCGACAACTCCTCGCTGGAGACGGACTTCCACCCGTTCTGGGAGCTGCCGACGCCGGCCATCCCCGAGGTGCGTGCGCTGGTCGCCGACGCGCACGAGCGCGGGGTCGCGGTCTTCTTCGTGACCGCCCGGCCGGGGATCATCTACTCCCTCACCGACTGGAACCTCAAGCAGGCCGGCTACCCGGTCGACGGTCTGTACGTGCGGTCGCTGCCCGACCTGTTCGCCGAGGTCAGCACGTACAAGACGGCGAAGCGCGCGGAGATCGAGGCCAAGGGCTACACGATCATCGCGAACATCGGCAACAACACCACCGACATCGTCGGCGGGCACGCCGAGCGGGCCTTCAAGCTGCCGGACTACGACGGCAAGCTGTCCTGACGCACGCGCAAGGGGCCCGGCCACCCCCCGGTGGCCGGGCCCCTCCGCGCTTGCCTCTCCTGCTTCCGCTGCTACGCGAATCTCTGGTTCGCCGAGCCGTTGCAGGTCTGGATCCGGATCGGCTCCCGCGCCGCCGACTGCGTCAGGCACATGCCCGTCGCCGCCGCCGGACGGATCGTCGCGCCGACCTTCGTGAACTTCTGGTGGGCGAGCCCGTGGCAGTTCCAGACGAGCAGCGCCGTGCCCGCCGGGTACGAGGTGTTGGGCACGTCCAGGCACCGGTCCTGGGTGAGCCCGGTGTGGATCGTCTGACGCGCCGTGTCGTACCACCACGTCTGGTTGCGGCCGCCGTGGCAGTCCCAACCGAGCACCTTCGTGCCGTTGGCGCTCTTGGAGCCGTCGAGGTCCACGCAGTTGGCGGTCGCCTCGTTCTTCAGCGGCCGGTACGCGTCGTCCCAGGCGACCGGGAACAGGGTCGGTGTCCCGGTCGAGTTGACGTCCGCGCAACCCGCCTCACGCAGACCCGAGTTGTAGATCTGGGTCAGGCAGGACGCGAAGGCCGCGTGGCCCCGCGCGTTCGGGTGGAAGGACTGCCGGACCGAGTTCTCGTCCGGCGTGCCGGGCTTGGAGAGGTCGATGTACAGGCCCCGGGCCCAGGGGTCCTCCATGCAGACCTCGTGGCCGTGGAACAGCCGCGAGTTGTCGAGGAAGGTCGCCCCGGTGGACTGGGCGATCCGGCGCATGCCCCGCTCGAACGCCGGGACGGCGGTGTTGCGGCCCCAGACGGTGTCGGAGTCGTAGCCCATGCCGCCGCAGACGAGCTTCCCGGGGAAGTTCGGGTTGTCGTAGAAGTCCGGGCCGATCGGGCTGGGGTAACCCATGAGCACGAGCTTGTAGTCGGTGTCCGCGTACCCGGCGTCGCGCATCACGGTGCGCAGGTCGCGCACGCTCGCCTCGACCTTGGGGACGAGGGCGTCGACGCGGGCCTGCCAGCCGGGGGCGTACTTGGGCTCGCAGGGGCCCTGGGAGAGCAGGAAGCGCTGGACGCAGTCGGTCATGACCGGGCCGAACTGCAGGTCGTCGTTGGCGCCGGCGACCAGCAGCACCATCTTGATCTTGGTGTTGCGGGCCTTGATGGCGAGGCTGTCGCTCTGGACCAGCTCGTCGGCGTACTGCTTGGCGCCGCCGATCTTGATGTTGCCGGTGTACGCGCCGGAGCAGGACACGTTGAACGTGAGGTCCGCGGGGATTCCGGTGCGGTGGATGGCGGCCTCGGGCGAGCGGTGGCACCAGTTGGTGGGGCCGTTGGTCGGCGATTCGTACGTGCCGACGCCCTCGCCGGAGATCTCGCTGTCGCCGAGCGAGATCAGGCCGGTCTTGCGCTGGGTGAGCGGCCGTTCCTCGGGGCTGCCGTAGATCTTGGTGGCCTCGGCGGCCCGGATCGCCTCCAGTTCGGGTGAGAGCGGTACGGAAGCGGTGGTGCGGGGTGCGGTCTCGGCCGCGCCGGCGGGGGCCGCGGCCGTCATGGATCCGAGGGTGGCGGCGGCCGCGGCGGAGGCCGCGATCGCCCATCGGAGTCTGTACCTGGTGCGCCTCATTGCGCCTCCTGGATGTGGGGTTACCCACGGTTTTTACTGGCCGGTACGCGCGATGGGAATACACGCAACAAGACAACTGCTCATGTTTTTGGGGGAGATCATGATCCCCGGGACGGCGCAGTGAGAGGTGGGACGAGATGACCGGCGGCGAAGAGTTCCGGATCGAGCACGACTCCATGGGCGAGGTCCGCGTCCCCGCGCGTGCCAAGTGGCGGGCCCAGACGCAGCGGGCGGTGGAGAACTTCCCGGTCTCCGGGCAGCGCCTGGAGCGGGCCCACATCGAGGCGCTGGCCAGGATCAAGGCGGCGGCGGCCAAGGTCAACGCCGAGCTGGGAGTGATCGGCGCGGACGTGGCCGGAGCGATCCAGGAGGCCGCCGCCGAGGTCGCGGAGGGCCGCTGGGACGACCAGTTCCCGGTCGACGTGTTCCAGACGGGCTCGGGGACCTCGTCCAACATGAACACCAACGAGGTGCTCGCGACCCTCGCGACCGAGCGCCTCCCCGAGGGCACGGACGTGCACCCCAACGACCACGTCAACGCCTCGCAGTCGTCCAACGACGTCTTCCCCTCCTCCATCCACATCGCGGCGACCGCCGCCGTCACCGGCGATCTGATCCCCGCGCTCGATCGTTTGGCCGCCTCCCTGGAGCGGAAATCGGCCGAATTCGCGGACGTGGTGAAATCCGGCCGCACGCACCTCATGGACGCCACCCCGGTCACCCTCGGCCAGGAGTTCGGCGGGTACGCCGCCCAGGTCAGGTACGGCATCGAGCGGCTGCGCGCCTCGCTGCCCCGGCTCGCCGAACTCCCCCTCGGCGGTACGGCGGTGGGGACCGGCATCAACACCCCGCCCGGCTTCTCCGCGGCCGTGATCGCCGAGGTGGCCCGGGCGACCGGGCTGCCGCTGACCGAGGCCCGCGACCACTTCGAGGCGCAGGGCGCGCGGGACGGCCTGGTGGAGACGTCCGGGCAGCTCCGCACCATCGCCGTCGGCCTCACCAAGATCTCCAACGACCTGCGGTGGATGGCCTCCGGACCGCGTACCGGACTGGCCGAGATCAATCTCCCCGACCTCCAGCCGGGCTCGTCGATCATGCCCGGCAAGGTCAACCCGGTGATCCCCGAGGCGGTCCTGATGGTTGCCGCGCAGGTGACCGGGAACGACACCACGGTGGCGGTGGCCGGCGCGGCCGGGAACTTCGAGCTCAACGTGATGCTGCCGGTGATCGCGAAGAACCTGCTGGAGTCGGTCCGGCTGCTGGCCAACGCCTCGCGGCTGCTCGCCGACCGCACCGTCGACGGGATCACCGCGAACGTGGAACGGGCCCGGGAGTACGCGGAGTCCTCGCCGTCCGTCGTCACGCCGCTCAACAAGTACATCGGCTACGAGGAGGCGGCGAAGGTCGCCAAGAAGTCGCTGGCGGAGCGGCGGACGATCCGCGAGGTGGTCCTGGACTCCGGCTACGTCGAGCGGGGGGACCTCACCGTCGAGCAGTTGGACGAGGCGCTGGACGTGCTGCGCATGACGC
This sequence is a window from Streptomyces sp. HUAS YS2. Protein-coding genes within it:
- a CDS encoding MBL fold metallo-hydrolase, with product MTHPICRACGTQYAEPRDDCPVCLDERQYVAPGGQRWTSLKELQAEGHSGRFEEQGPDVFGIGVTPEFSIGQRALLLRTPAGNVLWDCVPYLDDEMVRRVEELGGIDHIAISHPHFYSVMVEWAHAFDAPVHLHEADREWVGRPDPALQFWSGRTKPLTDELTLINPGVHFPGSTVLHSSAGDGALFTGDVVNVGPDPRWVSIMYSFPNHVPEQPQKVRAAADLLAGYRFERIYGAWWGRVVTSGGEEVLARSVERYLRFERGE
- a CDS encoding NAD-dependent epimerase/dehydratase family protein, with amino-acid sequence MKVLVLGATGYIGSAVVARLTQEGHEVVPLVRDALALAPDAPVKVGDLTDPESLRAAVTDDVDAVVNLAPPTGEEAVDAAALDALLAPLRGTGRALLYTSGVWVLGATGDAPVGEEAATDPVALVGYRPRIERQVLDAAGDGVRALVVRPGIVYGQGGGIPGMMTGWAREHGTGRYVGSATTRWPMVHVDDLAELYVLALTKAEAGALLHGVADEAVPVAALAAVADLAAGGTGRAESWPQEQAAEALGAPFAEALALHQVVSARRSFENLGWRPSRPHVLTELAAGTRA
- a CDS encoding ricin-type beta-trefoil lectin domain protein, whose amino-acid sequence is MRRTRYRLRWAIAASAAAAATLGSMTAAAPAGAAETAPRTTASVPLSPELEAIRAAEATKIYGSPEERPLTQRKTGLISLGDSEISGEGVGTYESPTNGPTNWCHRSPEAAIHRTGIPADLTFNVSCSGAYTGNIKIGGAKQYADELVQSDSLAIKARNTKIKMVLLVAGANDDLQFGPVMTDCVQRFLLSQGPCEPKYAPGWQARVDALVPKVEASVRDLRTVMRDAGYADTDYKLVLMGYPSPIGPDFYDNPNFPGKLVCGGMGYDSDTVWGRNTAVPAFERGMRRIAQSTGATFLDNSRLFHGHEVCMEDPWARGLYIDLSKPGTPDENSVRQSFHPNARGHAAFASCLTQIYNSGLREAGCADVNSTGTPTLFPVAWDDAYRPLKNEATANCVDLDGSKSANGTKVLGWDCHGGRNQTWWYDTARQTIHTGLTQDRCLDVPNTSYPAGTALLVWNCHGLAHQKFTKVGATIRPAAATGMCLTQSAAREPIRIQTCNGSANQRFA
- a CDS encoding class II fumarate hydratase, whose product is MTGGEEFRIEHDSMGEVRVPARAKWRAQTQRAVENFPVSGQRLERAHIEALARIKAAAAKVNAELGVIGADVAGAIQEAAAEVAEGRWDDQFPVDVFQTGSGTSSNMNTNEVLATLATERLPEGTDVHPNDHVNASQSSNDVFPSSIHIAATAAVTGDLIPALDRLAASLERKSAEFADVVKSGRTHLMDATPVTLGQEFGGYAAQVRYGIERLRASLPRLAELPLGGTAVGTGINTPPGFSAAVIAEVARATGLPLTEARDHFEAQGARDGLVETSGQLRTIAVGLTKISNDLRWMASGPRTGLAEINLPDLQPGSSIMPGKVNPVIPEAVLMVAAQVTGNDTTVAVAGAAGNFELNVMLPVIAKNLLESVRLLANASRLLADRTVDGITANVERAREYAESSPSVVTPLNKYIGYEEAAKVAKKSLAERRTIREVVLDSGYVERGDLTVEQLDEALDVLRMTHP
- a CDS encoding ATP-binding protein produces the protein MTEEGLSGRGRELAVLERLLADAAEGRGGAVVVRGEAGAGKTALLERVGERAGEVTLLRCAGVESEAALPYAGLQVLLRGTLDRARRLSGRQQAALRGAVEPAGAVAPGDRFLVGAAMLGLLGELAEERPVVVLVDDAHWLDLETVDALLFAARRLGMGRVALVFAVREGVREGSAVLDGGPGLPVLQLGPLSDEEGAALLAGRAPDLHAAVRGRVLGLARGNPLALVELAGALTPAQRDGSEPVDEREIAVLPASRRVRRIFDERIRALPAPTRTLLTVAAADDTGDLALVMAAAGRLGAGAGDLGPAEAVDLVRVSGHRFVFRHPLIRAAAYQGALLAQRTAAHRALADAAPAGGDVGRRAWHLAAATIGYDERVAAELERSAELFRARGGRAAVAAAYRRAAQLTGDQESRSRRLVAAAAAAAEAGQVELAASLADEAGPVSAPAAVARSASIRAALEHARGRAEPARVLLVEAAREVTADRPATGAWLLFESAAMAWDAPDPAGAARDTRERLAGLDFGDCPVHRGANGVLGALAGDGVDAAAVREFAAYVNRTRRERGLSQQVRLHGWDMLLGEYGAVHDEAVALEQECRAEGAVGVLPRVLLRLARCRLFLGRHRDAYTTAVEGLEIALDTGQHHLAGLLRSELETLAALDGEDVNEPDGPTRGLFSGVEPNPFLRMRAQGLLDLGLGRYETALRRFAVLTEGPQRHLMLAWHSLPDQVEAAVRLGRAEDARPAQTRFARWASATGTPWARAVELRCRALVAPEGQTEQWYERALDAHVGDGRPFEEARTRLLHGEWLRRAKRRAAAREALAMALQTFERTQARAWADRARAELRALGAAPAPSVAGPDPVGRLTAQELQVVRLAATGLSNRDIGARLFLSPRTVGYHLSNAYPKLGVTSRAALGGLELE
- a CDS encoding fumarate hydratase, with protein sequence MPEFAYSDLLPLGEDTTPYRLVTAEGVSTFEADGRTFLKVDPEALRKLAAEAIHDIQHYLRPAHLAQLRKIIDDPEASSNDKFVALDLLKNANIAAAGVLPMCQDTGTAIVMGKRGQNVLTSGRDEEALSKGIYDAYTKLNLRYSQMAPVTMWEEKNTGSNLPAQIELYATDGGAYKFLFMAKGGGSANKSFLYQETKAVLNEASMMKFLEEKIRSLGTAACPPYHLAIVVGGTSAEFALKTAKYASAHYLDELPTEGSAETGHGFRDKELEEKVFELTQKIGIGAQFGGKYFCHDVRVVRLPRHGASLPVAIAVSCSADRQAVAKITAEGVFLEQLETDPARFLPETTDEHLDESSDVVKIDLNQPMDEILAELTKYPVKTRLSLTGPLVVARDIAHAKIKERLDAGEEMPQYLKDHPVYYAGPAKTPEGYASGSFGPTTAGRMDSYVEQFQAAGGSKVMLAKGNRSKQVTDACGEHGGFYLGSIGGPAARLAQDCIKKVEVVEYEELGMEAVWKIEVEDFPAFIVVDDKGNDFFQNPAPEPTFTHIPVRGPGL
- a CDS encoding HAD family acid phosphatase codes for the protein MPSAKNTAATLGLTAVLVVGVAPAASAADPDSHHTSTAAIKHVDYTTWRHDVATVVDEARPYIEKRSENAGREKQAIVLDIDNSSLETDFHPFWELPTPAIPEVRALVADAHERGVAVFFVTARPGIIYSLTDWNLKQAGYPVDGLYVRSLPDLFAEVSTYKTAKRAEIEAKGYTIIANIGNNTTDIVGGHAERAFKLPDYDGKLS